GGATGAGTGTGTGGAGTTAGGGAAGTTTACGCTTAAGGCGTTTAAGGATTTGGTGTTAAGTAATCCTCAGTATGTGGAGTTGATAAAGGGGGACATTTACAAGGTGGTGACGAATTATTTGGGAACGGTGGATGAGGCTGGGAAGGTAACCTATTATGATGGTACACAGGTGTTTGTGGACACGAAGGGTAATGAGATAGGTAGGTTTAGTGGTAAGGAGTATTTGGAGTGGATAGCAGAGAGGACGTTGCCGTGGAGTTATCAGAAGGCACCGTACATTAAGAAGTTAGGTTGGAAGGGGATAGTGGATGGAGAGGGAACGAGTTTATACAGTGTGGGGCCGCTAGCGAGGTTTAACGTGGGGAATGGATTTGACACACCTGGTGCGCAGGAGGCGTATGAGGAGATGGTAGAGTTTTTTGGAGGGAAGCCTGTGCATAACATACTGGGTTATCACTGGGCGAGGGCGATAGAGTTGTTACATTGTGCGGAGAAGGTGAAGGAGCTTGCGTCAGACGAGAGTATCACAGCTCCTGACGTGAGGCAGGAGTTAGGTGAGGCATTAGGAGAGGGAGTAGGGATTGTTGAGGCAGCGAGGGGAACGCTTATTCATCATTACAAGACAGACAGTAAGGGTATAGTAACTGACGCAAACATCATAGTTGCAACCACCCACAACAAAGGGTCTATAAACATAGCGATCAAGAGGGCGGCAGAGAATTTTATCAAGGAAGGAAAGGTAGATGAGGGAATTTTAAACTTGGTAGAGATGGCTTACAGGCCCTATGACCTTTGTCTTGCCTGTTCTACCCACACCTTACCTGGGAAGTTGCCTGTGCAGATAGACATCTACACCAAGGACGGAGAGCTGGTAAAAAGTTTGAGAAACTTTAAATAAAATTCAAATTTTCTGATCTCAATTAAGTAGGGGGATCTCCCCCTACTTTCTTTTAATCTATTGCTTTTAAAATCTTAAATTAAAACTGACAGGTTTTCAAATACACCTGTTCAAAAAGTGTCATTTAGGATAGCTCTTCATGTGTAAACTGTGTTTTGTATAAATATAAAAAGTAAAAATTTTAAAAAACAAATAAAAATGTTTAAATTTTTTAGAAAAGTTAAATAAAAAAAGGAAAAAATAAGAAAAAAAGCTTTTAAGTCTATTTGACTTTGATTATTAGTATTTTATAAATAAATAATGAAGGGACTAATAGAATATCAAAATAAGGGGGTTAGACATGCCAAAGGTTGGGGTTTATGTATGTCATTGTGGTGAGAACATTAAAGGTGGGCTTAATATCCAGGAGTTGGTAGAGTTTGCCAAAACATTGCCTGATGTGACAGTAGTGAGAGATTATTTCTTCATGTGTTCTGACCCTGGGCAGGAGTTGATCAAGAATGATATTAAAGAGGGTTTAGTTGACAGGGTGGTAGTTGCTGCTTGTACTCCAAGAACTCATGAGCCTATTTTTAGGGCAGCGGTAGAGTCAGCAGGTTTAAACAAGTATTTTTGTGAAATAGCTAACATAAGAGACCAGAATACCTGGGCTCACTGGGGGAAGATTAAAGAGGCTACAGACAAGGCTAAAAGGATCATAAAAAGCGCGGTAGCTAAGGTAAGATTGGCTGAACCTTTAGAAGACCGTTTTGAACCTATGGAAAAGTCTGTTTTGGTGGTAGGTGGTGGAATTGCAGGTATGTTTGCTGCTTTAGACTTAGCTAACATGGGTTTAAAGGTTTAT
Above is a genomic segment from Thermodesulfobacterium commune DSM 2178 containing:
- a CDS encoding Ni/Fe hydrogenase subunit alpha, with protein sequence MELGKFTLKAFKDLVLSNPQYVELIKGDIYKVVTNYLGTVDEAGKVTYYDGTQVFVDTKGNEIGRFSGKEYLEWIAERTLPWSYQKAPYIKKLGWKGIVDGEGTSLYSVGPLARFNVGNGFDTPGAQEAYEEMVEFFGGKPVHNILGYHWARAIELLHCAEKVKELASDESITAPDVRQELGEALGEGVGIVEAARGTLIHHYKTDSKGIVTDANIIVATTHNKGSINIAIKRAAENFIKEGKVDEGILNLVEMAYRPYDLCLACSTHTLPGKLPVQIDIYTKDGELVKSLRNFK